The Rhododendron vialii isolate Sample 1 chromosome 6a, ASM3025357v1 genome includes a window with the following:
- the LOC131330287 gene encoding uncharacterized protein LOC131330287, which translates to MFTITEGSIDEQMVKKSDPILIKLIETYKRGQAKFLLAEKDIALTDFELGVIFGITFGPVKIHITTHGKRPDTEFANRVFVGTSTMHLPTMRVTIENILKPPVKKKQKKKQKQISETEAAKDLARLLTLYTIGTLFFPTTETNLNWSYLKLVEDLENSTNYNWSMFIANYLVNELNSKNLTIVGGCTTTLLIVGLVVEIILVKSESRALKIQVLPVGVLALPVETLSSGVTL; encoded by the exons ATGTTTACAATTACTGAAGGCAGTATTGATGAGCAAATGGTGAAGAAATCTGATCCCATTCTTATCAAGTTGATAGAGACATATAAGAGAGGACAAGCAAAGTTTTTGCTTGCAGAGAAAGATATTGCTCTAACTGATTTTGAGCTTGGTGTCATTTTTGGAATCACATTTGGACCGGTGAAGATCCACATCACAACCCATGGAAAAAGGCCAGACACAGAATTTGCCAATCGAGTCTTTGTTGGGACAAGCACCATGCACCTTCCAACAATGAGGGTgacaattgaaaatattttgaaacctcctgtcaagaagaagcagaagaagaagcaaaaacaaATATCAGAGACAGAAGCTGCAAAAGATTTGGCACGTCTTCTAACATTATACACCATTGGAACACTGTTTTTTCCAACAACAGAAACAAACCTGAATTGGTCCTACCTGAAGCTTGTTGAAGATTTGGAAAATAGTACAAATTACAATTGGTCAATGTTCATAGCCAATTATCTTGTTAACGAACTCAACTCCAAGAATTTGACGATTGTTGGTGGTTGCACCACTACACTCCTG ATCGTTGGTTTGGTTGTTGAAATTATTCTGGTGAAATCTGAAAGTCGTGCACTGAAAAtccaagtcctaccggtaggagttttggccctaccggtagaaacgctgTCCAGTGGTGTCACTTTGTGA
- the LOC131330857 gene encoding uncharacterized protein LOC131330857, whose protein sequence is MSPQKSISIQLSRWSSDLHWRVILLPPLSLLVFLSLSSLPSFAPLQSFFYIPAPAPPQPIYRARNSTTSGGQPAADRSGKTELGRSRMAVCLVGGARRFELTGPSIVERILKVYPNSDLFLHSPLDTSAFKFSLLRTAPRIAAVRIFEPKPIPETESQARVLTPGGSPNRIQGLLQYFHLVEECLTMIKAYQAQNNFTYDWIVRTRVDGYWSAPLGPENFVPGHYAVPPGSSYGGLNDRLGIGNFITSTVALSRLSLIPLLDSAGFRQINSETAFRAQLTTNNVSYITKSVPFCVVSDRRYKFRPGMRGVPVVALSSPGPLNGAKCRPCTAACYGRCVGSAMDPLWANGALQLCDAHGEWEKGWERVFDKASGKKLAAARKRVRGLKLKQCVDDFENMKGRAGNWDAPAAVDICRLGLGS, encoded by the exons ATGAGCCCTCAGAAATCAATATCGATACAGCTTTCGAGATGGTCCTCGGATCTCCACTGGCGGGTCATcctcctcccccctctctctctcctcgtcttcctctctctctcctcccttcccTCTTTTGCCCCTCTCCAATCCTTCTTTTATATCCCTGCCCCGGCCCCTCCTCAACCAATTTACAGGGCTCGTAACAGCACGACGAGTGGTGGCCAGCCGGCGGCCGACCGGTCTGGGAAAACCGAGTTGGGCCGGTCCAGGATGGCGGTGTGTTTGGTGGGTGGGGCCAGGAGGTTTGAACTCACCGGGCCCTCTATCGTCGAGAGGATTCTGAAAGTTTATCCGAATTCAGATCTCTTCTTGCACAGCCCCTTGGACACGAGTGCGTTTAAATTCTCCCTCCTGAGGACTGCGCCGAGGATCGCCGCCGTGCGGATATTCGAGCCCAAGCCCATCCCCGAGACCGAGTCGCAGGCCCGAGTTCTCACACCCGGCGGCTCACCCAATCGCATTCAG GGACTCTTGCAATATTTCCACCTCGTAGAAGAATGCCTGACGATGATCAAAGCGTACCAGGCCCAAAACAACTTCACATACGATTGGATAGTCCGAACCCGAGTTGACGGATACTGGTCAGCTCCACTCGGGCCCGAAAACTTCGTCCCTGGCCACTATGCGGTCCCACCAGGCTCATCATACGGTGGACTCAACGACCGGTTGGGAATCGGCAACTTCATAACCTCCACTGTGGCCCTCTCCCGCCTCTCCCTCATCCCCTTACTCGACTCGGCAGGGTTCCGTCAAATCAACTCGGAAACCGCCTTCCGAGCCCAACTCACCACCAATAACGTCTCCTACATCACCAAAAGCGTTCCTTTTTGCGTAGTGTCTGACCGGCGATACAAATTCCGACCTGGTATGCGTGGCGTTCCGGTGGTGGCATTGTCGAGCCCAGGTCCGTTGAACGGGGCCAAGTGTAGGCCGTGCACGGCAGCGTGTTATGGCCGGTGCGTGGGGAGCGCGATGGATCCATTATGGGCCAACGGGGCCCTTCAGTTGTGCGATGCCCACGGGGAATGGGAAAAGGGGTGGGAGAGGGTGTTCGATAAAGCTTCTGGGAAGAAGCTCGCGGCGGCGAGGAAGCGGGTTAGGGGGTTGAAGTTGAAGCAGTGTGTGGATGATTTTGAGAATATGAAGGGGAGGGCGGGTAATTGGGACGCGCCGGCGGCGGTAGATATTTGTAGACTCGGATTGGGATCATAA